The following coding sequences lie in one Spinacia oleracea cultivar Varoflay chromosome 1, BTI_SOV_V1, whole genome shotgun sequence genomic window:
- the LOC110775756 gene encoding B3 domain-containing protein REM8 encodes MRETEISEEPKSKNLSHGAKFMQPLSPGFLNTFSIPESFLDRFKADGYEPEIMVLVVDDKRNWPVKLKGGRHFGDGWKEFAVHNDLGVGDFLVFTHVFNFIFNVTVYDPTTASARQYSPFSNDSNFEGTQKTDGLNFNDRFTHKRNPVEDDAATAQVPSVESQYPSCRVTLCPSGFKNSQANFPKEFIRSTGLFRRCCYMKLVDGEGKTWKVKLNSKKRSGQSYIGEGWKDFQVAKSLKPGDVIIFQMLKNGERPVLKCYRLCSRKRHRG; translated from the exons ATGCGAGAAACGGAAATCTCAGAAGAACCAAAATCAAAGAACTTGAGCCATGGCGCTAAATTCATGCAGCCCCTATCACCTGGTTTCCTCAATACCTTC TCAATTCCAGAATCATTTCTAGACCGATTTAAGGCGGACGGTTATGAACCGGAGATCATGGTGTTGGTGGTTGATGATAAGCGTAATTGGCCCGTAAAACTCAAAGGCGGCCGCCATTTCGGGGATGGTTGGAAGGAATTTGCTGTCCACAATGATTTGGGTGTGGGTGATTTTCTGGTATTTACCCATGTTTTCAATTTCATCTTCAATGTCACTGTTTATGATCCCACTACCGCCTCTGCGCGCCAATATTCTCCATTCTCTAATGACTCTAATTTTGAAG GGACTCAAAAGACGGACGGATTAAACTTCAATGATAGATTTACTCATAAAAGAAACCCAGTGGAAGATGATGCTGCAACGGCGCAAGTACCATCAGTGGAATCCCAGTATCCAAGCTGCCGTGTCACTCTCTGTCCTTCTGGTTTTAAGAATTCCCAGGCT AATTTCCCAAAGGAGTTTATAAGGTCAACTGGTCTATTTAGAAGATGCTGTTACATGAAGCTCGTAGATGGAGAAGGGAAGACTTGGAAAGTGAAGCTAAATAGCAAGAAAAGAAGTGGTCAATCATATATTGGGGAAGGATGGAAAGATTTTCAGGTTGCTAAAAGTCTTAAGCCTGGAGACGTCATAATCTTTCAGATGCTTAAAAATGGGGAAAGGCCGGTCTTAAAATGCTATA GGTTATGCAGCCGGAAAAGGCATAGAGGATGA
- the LOC130462847 gene encoding protein NRT1/ PTR FAMILY 5.4-like: MLHLINFLNLTSRCLDKAMMIDDKDLSMKSKNPWRLCSVKKVEEVKLIIRLLPIWICTFAYAIIVAQVHTFFIKQASTMNRSIGHKFEIPPAYLQVIPGFTILVCVPLYDILFVPSMRNLTKTPLRHKHTPESRGSALGWDYPYSPL; the protein is encoded by the exons ATGTTGCATcttattaattttttgaatttaaCTAGCAGATGTCTCGACAAGGCAATGATGATTGACGACAAAGATTTATCGATGAAATCCAAAAATCCATGGCGGCTTTGCTCAGTAAAGAAAGTGGAAGAAGTAAAGCTTATAATTCGATTGTTACCAATTTGGATATGCACCTTTGCATACGCTATAATAGTAGCACAAGTACATACCTTCTTTATCAAGCAAGCTAGCACCATGAATCGATCAATTGGCCATAAGTTTGAAATTCCACCTGCTTATCTTCAAGTCATCCCTGGGTTTACTATCCTAGTTTGTGTTCCTCTCTATGATATACTCTTTGTTCCTAGTATGAGAAATCTCACTAAAACCCCCCTCAG GCATAAACACACTCCAGAGTCCAGAGGATCGGCATTGGGTTGGGACTATCCATACTCACCATTATAA